GTATATATGCAGATCTCCCCTGCTATCTCTAAGGACTTTTTTACTATATCTACAGCACTCAAACCGGTATTGTTCTTAAGGGCAACTGCTGCAGCGTATGCATAAGGTCCACCAGATCCTATGGCTGCAATGCCGTATTGGGGTTCTACCACATCACCATTTCCGGTAATGATGTACATATTCTCCTTGTTTGCAGCAATCATCATCGCTTCGAGACTTCTTAAGTACTTATCGGTTCTCCAGTCCTTTGCCAATTCCACACAGCTTCTAAGTAACTGCCCACCATGCTCGTTGAGTTTTTTTTCAAATCTCTCAATTAAGGTAAAGGCATCAGCAGTTGATCCTGCAAACCCACAAACAATATCACCGTTGTAAAGCCTACGAATTTTTTTAGCATTGTTTTTTAAAACAGTGTGCCCAAATGTCACCTGACCATCCGCACCTATTGCCGTTTTCCCATCTGTTTTCACGCATATCACCGTAGTTCCATCAAACATACGCTCACCTCTAAGAAAGCTAAATCGATTTTAAGTCAACTTTAAAAGATATTATTTTATCTCTTTTTTTGCAATAAAAAATTATTTTCTTTTATGGACAAAATATACAAAGACCAAAATAATCGATTTTTATCTATAAAATAAAAAAGGTGGCCTATGCCACCTAATTATTTTGCAGCCATATAGGCATCTATCGTTTCTTTATCAGGCCCTTTTATTGTAATCCCATGGGGGCCACCTGCAGGGATGGTTACATGCTTTGCAAGCTCACCATCTTTCTCAAATTTGGCATACTCCTTATCTCCCTCTTTGAAAACCCAAAGCCTTCCATCCACAATCTTTGTAATAAATC
This region of Calditerrivibrio sp. genomic DNA includes:
- the hslV gene encoding ATP-dependent protease subunit HslV, with translation MFDGTTVICVKTDGKTAIGADGQVTFGHTVLKNNAKKIRRLYNGDIVCGFAGSTADAFTLIERFEKKLNEHGGQLLRSCVELAKDWRTDKYLRSLEAMMIAANKENMYIITGNGDVVEPQYGIAAIGSGGPYAYAAAVALKNNTGLSAVDIVKKSLEIAGEICIYTNKEITVEEV